From a region of the Methanolinea sp. genome:
- a CDS encoding flippase-like domain-containing protein codes for MYRKISAIVVSTLIALGIIAFMLFRVRDDLVTAFKHIVWGYLLLATAVCLGAWLLRGFRYKVILSGVGVFCGLLFSTGCIFVSQTANLIVPARLGDLVRVFILRHEYGSTISQGISSLVVERVFDIVTVALLGALSLFFVLDVPAWFYTIILVPLALGAAFFIFLYFSGRFVSENRYIRVILSILDQIRAVSLSLPSVLSISLQSFVIWIFDVLVCLFVAMMFQQFIPFAVVILAIVIGNLVKAVPLTPGGVGTYELSVALTFTVAGIDPAIATLIAVIDHLIKNLVTLAGGIVSIYFFGDWVIDTIRSAFRREMYGGDGSGA; via the coding sequence ATGTATCGGAAGATTAGTGCGATTGTCGTCTCGACCCTTATCGCACTCGGGATCATCGCCTTCATGCTCTTCCGGGTCAGGGACGACCTTGTCACCGCTTTCAAGCATATTGTGTGGGGATATCTCCTCCTTGCAACCGCTGTCTGCCTTGGTGCATGGCTGCTACGGGGGTTCCGGTACAAGGTCATTCTTTCGGGAGTGGGAGTCTTCTGCGGGCTTCTCTTTTCCACCGGCTGCATCTTTGTGAGTCAGACCGCAAACCTCATCGTTCCTGCCCGGCTTGGCGATCTCGTGCGTGTGTTCATTCTTCGACATGAATACGGCTCGACCATTTCCCAGGGCATATCTTCCCTCGTGGTTGAGCGGGTCTTTGATATTGTGACCGTCGCCCTTCTCGGTGCCCTCTCCCTCTTCTTCGTCCTCGATGTACCCGCCTGGTTCTACACCATCATCCTCGTCCCCCTTGCGCTCGGTGCGGCCTTCTTCATCTTTCTCTACTTTTCAGGACGGTTCGTGTCAGAAAACCGGTATATCCGGGTCATCCTCTCTATACTCGACCAAATCCGGGCAGTCTCGCTCTCGCTCCCCTCGGTCCTGTCAATATCCCTGCAGTCATTCGTGATCTGGATATTCGATGTCCTGGTCTGCCTCTTCGTAGCCATGATGTTCCAGCAGTTCATCCCTTTCGCAGTCGTCATTTTGGCAATCGTCATCGGGAACCTGGTGAAGGCCGTTCCACTTACCCCGGGAGGGGTCGGTACATATGAGCTCTCTGTGGCTCTCACCTTCACTGTGGCCGGAATCGATCCTGCCATTGCCACCCTGATCGCTGTCATCGATCACCTTATCAAGAACCTTGTCACCCTGGCCGGCGGTATCGTCTCCATCTACTTCTTTGGCGACTGGGTTATCGACACAATCCGATCCGCGTTCAGGAGAGAGATGTACGGGGGTGATGGGAGTGGAGCCTGA
- the ndk gene encoding nucleoside-diphosphate kinase: MDQTFVMVKPDGVARGLIGCIVMRLERKGLRLVAARLEKIPEKRVMEQYREHLEKPFFPSLRHYITSGPCFLMVWEGRNVVPVVRAMVGSTDPAKAAPGTIRGDLAIDTGRNVVHASDSPESARREIALHFPAGELCSYRRADEAVLYE; this comes from the coding sequence GTGGACCAGACCTTCGTGATGGTCAAGCCCGATGGTGTTGCCCGCGGCCTGATCGGTTGCATCGTCATGCGGCTCGAGAGAAAAGGCCTCCGCCTGGTCGCGGCACGGCTCGAGAAGATACCCGAGAAACGGGTGATGGAGCAGTACCGGGAGCACCTGGAGAAACCGTTTTTCCCATCACTTCGCCATTACATTACCAGCGGCCCCTGTTTCCTGATGGTCTGGGAGGGAAGGAACGTAGTGCCGGTGGTAAGGGCCATGGTCGGGTCGACTGACCCTGCCAAGGCCGCTCCCGGGACCATCCGGGGAGATCTTGCCATAGACACCGGCAGGAACGTGGTACACGCTTCTGATTCGCCGGAAAGTGCCCGACGGGAGATAGCTTTACACTTCCCGGCGGGTGAGCTCTGTTCGTACCGACGCGCAGACGAGGCTGTCCTCTACGAGTAA
- a CDS encoding glycosyltransferase family 2 protein, with protein sequence MTGVSVVIPVFNDREALETAISRSIRMLEELGEDFEIIIAEDGSTDGTAAVARAYSTSDPRVQLLHSDERLGRGRALSRAFREARGPVVCYYDVDLATDLSHLRTLISAIWDGYDISTGSRLLPKSRIDRSQGREVASRGYNFLVRVILNSKLHDHQCGFKGFNRERLLALLPAVKDTHWFWDTEVLVRAGHAGYKILEFPVVWKQGKKTTVKRRDIWDMGRSILRLWWQLHVSED encoded by the coding sequence ATGACCGGTGTGAGCGTGGTGATACCGGTCTTCAACGACCGCGAAGCGCTCGAAACAGCCATTTCCCGTTCGATTCGCATGCTCGAAGAGCTCGGCGAAGACTTCGAGATCATCATCGCTGAAGACGGAAGCACCGATGGCACTGCTGCTGTGGCCCGTGCCTACAGCACCAGCGATCCACGGGTGCAGTTGCTCCACTCCGATGAGAGGCTCGGGCGGGGAAGGGCTCTTTCCCGGGCATTCCGGGAGGCCCGTGGACCAGTGGTCTGTTACTATGATGTAGACCTTGCAACCGATCTCTCGCATCTCCGGACCCTGATCTCGGCTATCTGGGACGGATATGATATCTCGACCGGATCCCGCCTCCTTCCGAAGAGCAGGATTGACCGAAGCCAGGGCCGGGAGGTTGCAAGCCGCGGATACAATTTCCTCGTCCGGGTAATCCTGAACAGCAAGCTGCACGATCACCAGTGCGGGTTCAAGGGGTTCAACCGGGAACGACTCCTCGCCCTCCTCCCTGCAGTCAAAGATACCCACTGGTTCTGGGATACCGAAGTACTGGTACGGGCAGGGCATGCCGGATACAAGATCCTCGAGTTTCCGGTGGTCTGGAAACAGGGAAAGAAGACAACCGTGAAGAGACGCGATATCTGGGATATGGGACGATCTATCCTCCGGCTCTGGTGGCAGTTGCATGTATCGGAAGATTAG
- a CDS encoding adenosylhomocysteinase — protein MDTGTQKIDWARQYMPVLGAIRERFMEERPLAGCRIGMALHVEAKTANLVATLAAGGAEVSITGCNPLSTQDDVAHALNRIEGVTCYAKRGAGVEEYYAAIDSVLDFRPEIVIDDGMDLIFRLHTRRTEIIDSVIGGCEETTTGVHRLRAMARDNQLRFPVIAVNDTPMKRFFDNVHGTGESSLTAVMVTTNVLVAGKCVVVAGYGFCGRGLARKLHGLGARVVVTEVDARRALEAYMDGYQVMPMDEAATRGEIFITTTGNTGVISARHIARMRNGAILANAGHFNVEIDVRWLEEHADRVIRRDGIDSYEVAGKTIHVLAEGRLVNLAIPKGMGHPVEVMDLSFALQALCARHIRNCGREMEPGVHAVPEFIDESVARAKLGALDIAIDTLTPEQDAYLRSWTEGT, from the coding sequence ATGGATACAGGAACGCAAAAGATCGACTGGGCACGCCAGTATATGCCGGTACTTGGTGCGATCAGGGAGAGGTTCATGGAAGAGCGTCCCCTTGCAGGGTGCCGGATCGGCATGGCCCTGCACGTGGAGGCAAAGACGGCAAATCTTGTCGCAACGCTGGCAGCAGGCGGTGCAGAGGTCTCCATAACCGGCTGCAACCCGCTATCGACCCAGGACGACGTCGCCCATGCGTTGAACCGCATCGAAGGGGTGACCTGTTATGCGAAACGGGGGGCAGGGGTCGAAGAGTACTATGCTGCCATAGACAGCGTGCTCGACTTCCGACCTGAGATTGTCATTGATGATGGCATGGACCTTATCTTTCGCCTCCACACCAGGCGGACCGAGATCATAGATTCGGTCATTGGCGGATGCGAAGAAACCACCACCGGTGTCCACCGGCTGCGGGCAATGGCCCGTGACAACCAGCTCCGCTTCCCGGTCATTGCCGTGAATGATACGCCCATGAAGCGGTTCTTCGATAACGTGCACGGGACCGGAGAAAGTTCACTCACCGCGGTCATGGTAACGACGAATGTCCTGGTGGCCGGCAAATGCGTGGTTGTCGCCGGGTATGGATTCTGCGGAAGAGGTCTGGCCCGCAAGCTCCACGGGCTCGGTGCACGGGTTGTGGTCACCGAAGTGGATGCACGACGGGCGCTCGAGGCCTATATGGACGGGTACCAGGTCATGCCCATGGATGAAGCCGCCACCCGTGGCGAAATCTTCATTACCACGACCGGTAACACCGGCGTGATTTCGGCAAGGCACATTGCCAGGATGCGCAACGGAGCCATCCTTGCCAATGCCGGCCACTTCAACGTGGAGATAGATGTCCGGTGGCTCGAGGAACATGCAGATCGCGTCATCAGGAGGGATGGTATCGATTCATACGAGGTCGCCGGGAAGACTATTCATGTCCTTGCAGAAGGACGCCTGGTGAATCTCGCCATCCCGAAGGGAATGGGCCACCCTGTCGAAGTCATGGATCTCAGTTTCGCCCTCCAGGCGCTCTGCGCCCGCCACATCAGGAACTGTGGGCGCGAGATGGAGCCAGGTGTCCACGCGGTCCCCGAGTTCATCGATGAGAGTGTGGCACGGGCAAAGCTCGGGGCACTCGATATCGCAATCGACACGCTCACCCCCGAGCAGGACGCATACCTGCGGAGCTGGACCGAAGGGACATGA
- a CDS encoding 50S ribosomal protein L7ae, with the protein MAKTYIKFEVPEEIQNKALEALEIARDTGKIKKGANEATKAIERSLATMVFIGGDVEPEEIVMHLAPLCEEKKIPYLFINKQNDIGAASGLEVGSTAAAIVKPGKAKDLIDEIAKQISGLRA; encoded by the coding sequence ATGGCTAAGACGTACATAAAATTCGAGGTTCCTGAAGAGATTCAGAACAAGGCACTCGAAGCTCTTGAAATTGCCAGGGATACCGGCAAGATCAAGAAGGGTGCAAATGAGGCGACGAAAGCAATCGAGAGGAGCCTTGCCACAATGGTCTTCATCGGCGGGGATGTCGAGCCAGAAGAGATCGTGATGCACCTTGCCCCGCTCTGCGAAGAGAAGAAGATCCCCTACCTCTTCATCAACAAGCAGAATGATATCGGGGCCGCGAGCGGACTTGAAGTCGGATCGACTGCTGCTGCAATTGTCAAGCCCGGCAAAGCAAAAGATCTCATCGATGAGATCGCCAAGCAGATCAGCGGCCTGAGAGCGTGA
- a CDS encoding 30S ribosomal protein S28e, with protein sequence MADEGTPAEVIEVIGSTGMHGEAMQVKCRILDGPNKGRIITRNTVGPIREGDVLMLLETEREAKKLSRR encoded by the coding sequence ATGGCCGACGAAGGTACCCCTGCTGAAGTGATCGAGGTCATCGGCTCCACCGGGATGCACGGGGAAGCGATGCAGGTGAAGTGCCGGATCCTCGATGGTCCCAACAAGGGGCGCATCATCACCCGGAACACGGTCGGTCCTATCCGTGAAGGGGATGTCCTGATGCTCCTCGAGACTGAGCGTGAGGCAAAGAAGCTCTCGAGGCGGTGA
- a CDS encoding MBL fold metallo-hydrolase gives MIIIQFFVPGIAHISYLVAANKTCVVIDPSRDIGRYLDAARGMGLRITHIFETHLHADFVSGHLDLAEATGAEIVVPKAGNCAFPHIPVSDGDEVKLEHIRFTVLGAYGHTPDEICYVAADTSRGDSPVALFSGDTLFVGDVGRPDLFPGKARELAAALYDNLHEKILKLPDECEVYPAHGMGSLCGRMMSAKRTTTIGYEKKYNYALRIQSRTEFVSVLTSDMPAAPDHFARCSVINRAGPALMKDLVQPAPLDPGAFSASIRQERAIVLDVRSYPAFSGMHIPGSWHIDLTGNFATQAGWVLPPDRDIFLVVDDRRQAEEATLQLRRVGFDHIPGFLEGGMLLWGSAGLPIDRVSVMPPHEAHTLVTSGDATLIDVRSREEWQAAHAGQSIHIPWHDLRTRYIGLDPAGHYIVMCRGGQRASIAASILKMHGFSRVSNLGGGYTAYQRAGFAP, from the coding sequence ATGATCATCATCCAGTTTTTCGTGCCCGGAATCGCCCATATCTCTTACCTCGTTGCCGCAAACAAGACCTGTGTGGTCATCGATCCCTCCCGTGACATCGGACGTTACCTCGATGCTGCCCGTGGCATGGGTCTCCGGATCACCCATATCTTCGAGACACACCTGCATGCTGACTTCGTTTCCGGCCACCTCGATCTTGCCGAGGCAACCGGTGCAGAGATCGTAGTCCCGAAAGCAGGGAACTGCGCATTCCCGCATATCCCAGTGTCCGATGGAGACGAGGTAAAGCTTGAACATATCCGGTTCACGGTTCTCGGTGCCTATGGGCACACGCCCGATGAGATCTGTTACGTCGCAGCCGATACCAGCAGGGGAGATTCACCGGTTGCCTTGTTCTCGGGAGACACCCTCTTTGTCGGAGATGTCGGGAGACCCGATCTCTTCCCGGGAAAAGCAAGGGAACTGGCAGCCGCCCTCTACGATAACCTCCATGAAAAGATCCTGAAGCTCCCGGACGAATGCGAAGTATATCCTGCCCACGGCATGGGATCGCTGTGCGGGAGAATGATGTCGGCAAAACGGACGACCACCATCGGCTACGAAAAGAAGTACAACTACGCGCTCCGCATCCAGAGTCGTACGGAGTTTGTCAGTGTGCTTACCTCTGACATGCCTGCCGCACCGGATCACTTCGCCCGCTGTTCGGTCATCAACCGGGCCGGACCTGCCCTGATGAAAGACCTGGTACAACCTGCCCCGCTCGACCCGGGAGCGTTCTCCGCCTCTATCCGTCAAGAACGCGCGATCGTCCTGGATGTACGGAGTTACCCTGCATTCTCCGGGATGCACATTCCCGGATCGTGGCATATCGATCTCACCGGCAACTTTGCTACGCAGGCCGGATGGGTACTCCCCCCAGACCGGGATATATTCCTGGTGGTTGATGATCGGCGGCAGGCCGAGGAGGCAACGCTCCAGCTCCGCAGGGTCGGCTTCGACCACATCCCCGGGTTTCTTGAAGGGGGGATGCTCCTGTGGGGATCTGCGGGACTCCCCATAGACCGTGTGTCGGTCATGCCGCCTCATGAGGCACACACCCTCGTCACTTCCGGAGATGCTACCCTCATCGATGTCCGATCCCGTGAGGAGTGGCAGGCGGCTCACGCGGGGCAGTCGATCCATATCCCCTGGCACGATCTCAGGACAAGATACATCGGGCTCGATCCTGCAGGTCATTATATCGTCATGTGCCGTGGAGGCCAGCGTGCCAGCATCGCGGCGAGCATCCTGAAGATGCATGGTTTCTCCCGGGTCTCCAACCTCGGGGGCGGCTACACGGCATACCAGCGGGCGGGATTTGCCCCCTGA
- a CDS encoding 50S ribosomal protein L24e translates to MVERKNCSFCGEAIEPGTGKLFVRKDGSIFYFCSSKCENNFRLGRAPRRVLWTKAARKARGKE, encoded by the coding sequence ATGGTTGAGCGGAAGAACTGCAGTTTCTGCGGTGAGGCCATTGAGCCCGGCACCGGAAAACTCTTTGTGAGAAAAGACGGTTCCATCTTCTATTTCTGCAGCTCAAAGTGCGAGAACAATTTCCGGCTCGGCCGCGCACCACGCAGGGTTCTCTGGACAAAGGCTGCGCGCAAAGCGAGAGGAAAGGAGTGA
- a CDS encoding 8-oxoguanine DNA glycosylase has protein sequence MFRITIPARLFSLDLTLGCGQVFRWEWRGDWWEGVVGNDVIRIRQEGDLLMCESGNLETVRSYFQLDLDLDAILRSIDRDPIIHEAIGHCAGLRIIRQEPWECLASYICATYTSIPAIRKKIRLLSETMGEPIETAYGTRYRFPEPEAVASSGLCDIRRCTLGYRSGYLWETAHTIAGDPAWAERLASLPLEEARRELMAFKGVGPKVADCVLLFAFARYEAFPVDVWIARIMQQCYGLPAKAGYNRIVREGRALFGQYAGYAQEYLFCARQRLTTGHS, from the coding sequence ATGTTCCGGATTACCATCCCTGCCCGGTTATTCTCCCTCGACCTGACGCTCGGCTGCGGGCAGGTATTCCGGTGGGAGTGGCGAGGGGACTGGTGGGAAGGAGTCGTTGGCAACGATGTGATCCGTATCCGGCAGGAAGGAGACCTGCTCATGTGCGAATCCGGCAACCTGGAAACCGTCCGTTCATACTTCCAGCTTGACCTCGATCTGGACGCAATCCTCAGGTCAATTGACCGCGATCCAATCATCCATGAGGCTATCGGCCACTGCGCGGGCCTGCGTATCATCAGGCAGGAACCCTGGGAATGCCTTGCCTCCTATATCTGCGCCACGTATACCAGTATCCCCGCAATAAGGAAGAAGATTCGACTCCTTTCCGAAACCATGGGAGAGCCGATCGAGACCGCATACGGGACGCGCTACCGGTTCCCTGAGCCTGAAGCGGTTGCCTCATCCGGGCTGTGCGATATCCGGCGATGCACCCTTGGTTACCGGTCAGGATACCTGTGGGAGACTGCACACACGATTGCCGGAGACCCCGCATGGGCAGAGCGGTTGGCTTCCCTGCCACTGGAGGAAGCGCGCAGGGAGCTCATGGCGTTCAAAGGAGTCGGACCGAAAGTTGCCGATTGCGTGCTCCTCTTTGCCTTCGCCCGTTACGAGGCATTTCCGGTGGATGTCTGGATCGCCCGCATCATGCAGCAGTGCTACGGTCTTCCGGCTAAAGCAGGTTACAACCGTATTGTCAGGGAGGGGCGGGCACTTTTTGGGCAATATGCAGGTTATGCCCAGGAATACCTGTTCTGTGCCCGCCAGCGCCTTACAACGGGCCATAGCTGA
- a CDS encoding NAD(P)/FAD-dependent oxidoreductase, giving the protein MKVCIIGGGLAGLAAALRLSPRNEVDIYEKNSHLGGCLSSHQVDDYWIERYYHHCFTQDHQLFALLSELRIADRLEWLRGTSGYFAGGTIYPLNTPAEILRYPLLSLTDKAKLALLTIRSRNMDPEALDTITARDFIIGEVGERTYASFFEPLMRSKFGELRDRVSAAWLVGRIAIRSNRGLSGERLGYLRGGFQVLVDALSEATGKDCTIRLNDPVTTIAREGSEWRINNRRYDAVVSTVPPQALTHAGGPDLPPVPYQGAACLTIGIDEQVTKGIYWLNMKDPAPYGAVITHTNFVPSERYNGHIVYLASYFTGTLPARADTVMQDHFCNTFHVPESSIRWVRMAVDPLAGPVFSTGYHDMILAYRAKGFFWAGMFSPSNYPERSMDGSITAGFAVAGELERTRGEP; this is encoded by the coding sequence ATGAAGGTATGCATTATTGGGGGCGGACTTGCCGGTCTCGCAGCTGCACTGCGGCTCTCACCCAGGAACGAAGTTGATATTTACGAGAAAAATAGCCATCTCGGCGGCTGCCTCTCTTCACACCAGGTGGATGATTACTGGATTGAACGGTATTATCACCACTGTTTTACGCAGGACCACCAACTGTTCGCCCTCCTGTCCGAGCTCCGGATCGCAGACAGGCTCGAATGGCTCCGGGGGACTTCAGGATATTTCGCCGGCGGGACCATCTACCCGCTCAATACCCCTGCCGAGATTCTCCGCTATCCGCTCCTCTCGCTGACCGACAAGGCAAAGCTTGCCCTGCTCACCATACGATCGCGGAATATGGATCCAGAGGCGCTCGATACAATCACTGCCAGAGACTTCATCATCGGTGAGGTCGGTGAGAGAACCTATGCATCATTCTTCGAACCGCTCATGCGGAGTAAATTCGGTGAGCTACGGGATCGGGTCTCTGCAGCCTGGCTGGTCGGGCGGATAGCCATCCGTTCTAACCGCGGTCTCTCCGGGGAACGACTCGGATATCTCCGGGGAGGGTTCCAGGTACTGGTGGACGCCCTCTCCGAGGCCACCGGGAAAGACTGCACGATCCGTCTCAACGACCCGGTCACAACCATTGCACGGGAAGGTAGTGAATGGAGGATAAACAATCGGCGCTATGATGCGGTCGTCTCGACCGTGCCGCCCCAGGCCCTTACCCATGCCGGCGGACCGGACCTTCCCCCAGTACCCTACCAGGGAGCTGCCTGCCTCACTATCGGGATCGATGAGCAGGTCACCAAAGGAATCTACTGGCTGAACATGAAGGATCCTGCCCCCTATGGGGCAGTCATCACCCATACCAACTTCGTTCCCTCCGAACGCTACAACGGGCATATTGTATACCTTGCCTCGTATTTCACCGGGACACTGCCTGCCCGTGCCGATACAGTGATGCAGGACCACTTCTGCAACACTTTCCACGTGCCCGAATCATCAATCAGGTGGGTACGGATGGCGGTTGATCCGCTTGCCGGTCCTGTTTTTTCCACCGGATACCATGATATGATCCTTGCCTACAGGGCAAAGGGGTTCTTCTGGGCCGGGATGTTTTCCCCATCGAACTACCCGGAACGGAGCATGGATGGGTCCATCACCGCCGGATTTGCTGTCGCGGGGGAGCTTGAGCGGACAAGGGGGGAGCCATGA
- a CDS encoding threonine synthase codes for MYRLTCVYCGESFGSGETIYTCPSCGHLLAVEYDLDSITVQRETWNRRPLSVWRYRELLPVTIAPVTLQEGGTPLYQLERIGEEIGLPYLYAKHEGMNPTGSFKDRGMTVGVSMALQLRKTTVACASTGNTSASLAAYAAKAGIPAVVLLPAGKVALGKVAQALMHGAKVISIRGNFDRALEMTQELCLTHGLYLLNSVNPFRLEGQKTIGFETVDQLGGVPDRMVLPIGNAGNISAVYKGLTELLALGLIDSLPMMTGIQAAGSSPVVRAIRERLPEVIAEKNPETVATAIRIGAPVNAEKALSAIRKTGGTAELVSDEEILAMQRDLARKEGIGVEPASAASVAGVRKLAEAGQIDRKERVVCVVTGHLLKDPDTVIRQCETPIEIDADLQSLLSVLRSS; via the coding sequence ATGTATCGCCTCACCTGCGTGTACTGTGGCGAATCGTTCGGATCTGGCGAGACCATCTACACCTGCCCAAGCTGCGGCCACCTCCTTGCAGTCGAGTACGATCTTGATTCGATCACCGTGCAGCGTGAGACGTGGAACCGCCGCCCGCTCTCGGTCTGGCGGTACCGTGAACTACTCCCGGTGACCATTGCGCCGGTCACCCTCCAGGAGGGAGGGACTCCCCTCTATCAGCTGGAACGGATAGGAGAAGAGATCGGGCTCCCCTACCTCTATGCCAAGCACGAGGGAATGAACCCGACCGGTTCCTTCAAGGATCGCGGTATGACGGTAGGGGTGAGCATGGCCCTCCAGCTGCGCAAGACCACGGTGGCCTGTGCAAGCACCGGGAACACCTCGGCAAGCCTTGCCGCGTATGCAGCTAAGGCCGGGATCCCTGCAGTAGTGCTCCTCCCGGCTGGCAAGGTGGCACTCGGGAAAGTGGCCCAGGCCCTCATGCATGGGGCAAAAGTCATCTCGATCCGGGGCAACTTTGACCGGGCACTGGAGATGACCCAGGAACTCTGCCTCACCCACGGGCTCTACCTGCTCAACTCGGTTAACCCGTTCCGCCTCGAGGGTCAGAAGACCATCGGCTTTGAGACTGTCGACCAGCTTGGGGGAGTCCCGGACCGGATGGTGCTCCCCATCGGCAATGCAGGCAACATTTCAGCAGTGTACAAGGGGCTCACCGAGCTGCTCGCCCTCGGCCTCATCGACAGTCTCCCTATGATGACCGGTATCCAGGCTGCCGGGTCGAGTCCGGTTGTCCGGGCTATCCGGGAGAGACTTCCTGAGGTCATAGCCGAGAAGAATCCCGAGACTGTTGCCACTGCGATCCGGATCGGCGCTCCGGTCAATGCAGAAAAGGCACTATCGGCAATAAGGAAGACCGGCGGGACGGCAGAGCTGGTGAGCGATGAAGAGATACTTGCCATGCAGCGTGACCTTGCGCGTAAGGAAGGGATTGGCGTAGAGCCGGCGTCTGCAGCTTCGGTTGCCGGAGTCCGGAAGCTGGCCGAGGCCGGTCAAATTGACCGGAAGGAGCGGGTGGTGTGCGTTGTGACCGGGCATCTCCTGAAAGATCCTGATACTGTGATACGACAATGCGAAACCCCGATAGAGATCGATGCCGATCTGCAGTCGCTGCTCTCGGTATTGCGTTCTTCCTGA
- a CDS encoding NAAT family transporter encodes MTGDAVTFALLSLSSIIIIVNPLGATLTYVTLTAGMNPLTRRDVAKESCRYALLILIAFALMGGLILQVFGITIDAFRIGGGILLFVIGMEMVYARTSRTKLTATEKYESMEAEDISVTPLAIPMIAGPGAITTIIVLVSEAAGSFPDIAMIIISILAAVLLTYLMMIRSDTIVSRIGQKEFRAINRLMGMLLIAIAVQFVINGLVSAFPALSG; translated from the coding sequence ATGACAGGGGATGCGGTCACGTTTGCCCTTCTCTCCCTCTCATCGATCATCATTATCGTCAATCCCCTCGGGGCTACCCTAACCTACGTGACCCTGACCGCGGGGATGAACCCCCTCACCCGGCGGGATGTGGCAAAGGAGTCCTGCCGGTATGCTCTTCTCATCCTGATCGCCTTTGCCCTGATGGGCGGCCTTATCCTCCAGGTGTTCGGGATTACCATCGATGCTTTCCGGATCGGTGGGGGTATCCTCCTCTTCGTGATTGGCATGGAGATGGTGTACGCCCGTACTTCACGCACGAAGCTGACGGCTACCGAGAAATATGAGAGCATGGAAGCAGAGGATATCTCGGTGACCCCGCTCGCAATCCCCATGATCGCTGGGCCGGGAGCGATCACAACGATCATCGTGCTCGTGAGTGAGGCGGCTGGTTCCTTCCCGGACATAGCGATGATTATCATATCGATCCTGGCGGCTGTCCTCCTCACCTACCTGATGATGATCCGCTCGGACACCATCGTATCCAGGATCGGCCAGAAGGAGTTCCGGGCCATCAACCGCCTGATGGGAATGCTCCTGATTGCCATCGCCGTCCAGTTTGTCATCAACGGGCTCGTCTCGGCCTTCCCCGCCCTCTCAGGCTGA
- a CDS encoding carbon-nitrogen hydrolase family protein has product MRSVWEDPAATLAKAEPFVHSAARQGGLLACFPEQFATGWDPESLLHIQDRTGPIVSSLKELARDAGIAILGSFREASNQGPHNVCIVVDNDGEELASYAKSHLFSPAREGVSYVPGTWPGTFTLDGMLCGIAICYDLRFSGLFSAYARKNVQAMIVPAAWPASRIGHWELLIRARAVEYQMYVVGVNTIGTTPVDSYNGHSIAADPLGTIIAEAGSAEIAFPVSLDRDYVERVREEFPVAGDQNPQLYSQFNDPGSG; this is encoded by the coding sequence ATGCGGAGCGTCTGGGAAGATCCTGCAGCCACCCTGGCAAAAGCAGAACCGTTTGTTCATTCGGCTGCACGGCAGGGTGGCTTGCTCGCCTGCTTTCCAGAGCAGTTCGCTACCGGCTGGGACCCGGAATCGCTGCTGCACATCCAGGACCGAACAGGCCCCATCGTCTCTTCCCTTAAAGAACTTGCGAGGGATGCCGGCATCGCCATCCTCGGATCGTTCCGGGAAGCATCCAACCAGGGCCCACATAATGTATGCATTGTCGTAGATAACGACGGGGAGGAACTTGCATCCTATGCAAAGAGTCATCTCTTCTCTCCTGCCCGCGAGGGCGTTTCCTATGTCCCCGGCACCTGGCCTGGAACGTTTACGCTCGATGGAATGCTCTGTGGCATCGCGATCTGCTATGATCTCAGGTTCTCGGGGCTCTTCTCCGCATATGCCCGGAAAAATGTGCAGGCCATGATCGTACCAGCCGCCTGGCCCGCGTCCCGGATCGGGCACTGGGAACTCTTAATAAGGGCCCGTGCCGTTGAATACCAGATGTACGTGGTCGGAGTCAATACCATCGGAACGACACCGGTTGATTCCTATAACGGACACTCGATTGCCGCCGATCCCCTGGGGACGATCATTGCCGAGGCTGGGAGTGCCGAGATCGCGTTCCCCGTTTCTCTAGACCGGGATTATGTCGAAAGGGTCAGGGAAGAGTTTCCGGTTGCAGGAGACCAGAATCCGCAACTGTACTCCCAGTTCAACGATCCCGGGAGCGGCTGA